CTTATTTATCTCTCTAGTGCGGCTGTATATGGCAACCCCAACTCCATTCCCATCTCTGAATCACAGGTCACTGCGCCCATATCTCCCTATGGATTTCATAAATTGATGGGAGAACAACTTTGTCTAGAGTTCTCTCGGGTTTATCAATTGCCAACCACGATCGCACGAATTTTTTCAGCCTATGGCGCAGGTTTACGACGACAAGTGGTTTGGGATATTTGCCAAAAAGTCTTGACCCAAAATAGGATTAAATTATATGGAACTGGGCAAGAAAGCCGTGATTTTATTCATGGTATCGATGTGGCTACGGCAATGCTAGTTTTAGCAGAAAATAGTATTGGTCAAGCAGATATTTTCAATCTTTCAACTGGTATGGAAACCAAAATTGAAGATTTAGTAAGATTAATTGTTGCGAAACTAAATCCTGAAATAGAGATTGAATTTGTGGGAAATCTACCATCAGGAGTTCCTTGTAATTGGCAAGCGAATATTACCAAAATTCAACAACTCGGTTTTGAGCCAAAAGTTGATTTAGAGAAGGGTTTAGATTCTTTTATGCAATGGTGTCGTGGAGAAATTATCGGATGGTAAATAAGTCACTGAATAAATCACAAGATAAATTACATATTTGCTTGAATATGGTGCATGATCCGACTTGGTTAGGTGGGGTTTTATATATTCAAAATTTGATTAAGGCGATCGCGCAATTACCATCTGAAGAAACTGAACATATCCGATTAAGCTTGGCTTTATTTAAAAGAAATGAAGGGTTAGCAGAGCCAGTCAGGGATTTGGTATCTC
This genomic stretch from Pseudanabaena galeata CCNP1313 harbors:
- a CDS encoding NAD-dependent epimerase/dehydratase family protein; translation: MKIVLITGVTGFLGRYIARQFSQAGWLVAGIGTRPPENAPRQDLSHYYQIILPSPDLVAIAQQLQPTVCVHCAGRASVELSVSDPASDFQASVAMTFHLLDTLRLYVPKCHLIYLSSAAVYGNPNSIPISESQVTAPISPYGFHKLMGEQLCLEFSRVYQLPTTIARIFSAYGAGLRRQVVWDICQKVLTQNRIKLYGTGQESRDFIHGIDVATAMLVLAENSIGQADIFNLSTGMETKIEDLVRLIVAKLNPEIEIEFVGNLPSGVPCNWQANITKIQQLGFEPKVDLEKGLDSFMQWCRGEIIGW